One stretch of Acidobacteriota bacterium DNA includes these proteins:
- a CDS encoding N-6 DNA methylase, whose product MTLLETYLQELRTIRASGAATKETSFYPALLNLLNAIGQDKALQPHVRCVLTPKSKGAGIPDLGLFTARQLQKVKDDAQLLNLPPERGVLEVKGTSANVAKIAETEQVAKYLKQYGQVLVTNYRDFRLLGRDAAGQAITLESFHLTESENAFWQAPSETISQAKGERFIEYLKRVMLHNAPLDKPADVAWFLASYARDAKARIEGAGLGALKVIRDALEEALGVRFEGEKGERFFRSTLVQTLFYGVFSAWVLWHKQNPKRKEFDWYSSARYLRVPILRKLFHLISEPGQMDELQLSETLDWAAAALNRVNRAAFFASFNEGEAVQYFYEPFLEAFDPQLRKELGVWYTPAEIVQYMVARVDTVLRTELGIADGLADERVYVLDPCCGTGAYLVEVLKRIHQTLQERGSDALTANDLKKAATERVFGFEILPAPFVVAHLQLGLLLQTLDAPLADKAHERAQVYLTNALTGWEPPKGPKKQLLFAEMEEERDAAETIKREKPILVVLGNPPYNGYAGLAVTEERALTDAYRTMKRAPAPEGQGLNDLYVRFFRMAERRIVELSQEGVVCFISNYSWLDGLSFTGMREKYLESFDRIWIDCLNGDKYKTGKLTPEGAPDPSVFSTEWNREGIQVGTAIGLLVRKTQHKESEALQFRHLWGKHKRQGLLESAEPDGILHYQSVAPMVELGLPFVPLQTAKGYAEWALLPNLFPTSFPGVKTSRDDVVVDIDRERLVQRMETYFDHSVSHEEMRRIAPGVMENSARFKAEAVRDTLRKRGCLPQNIVRYCYRPFDVRWLYWEPETKLLDEKRTEYFPNVYPGNLWLSAGQRNRKEDFYQPQFTALLADHHIVESNVGMFPLYLAARREKVSLFDQEGTNEPSANLTEQAKSYLSQLSLGPSELFYHTIATLHAFAYRTENAGALRQDWPRIPLPATRAALLASAELGRQIAALLDTETPVPGVTAGPLRPELRTIADITRAGGGKLHPEDGDLDVTAGWGHGGKGGITMPGKGKLVLREATLEEAFVVPPSGGKLEDANTPPEGGTTNMTCDVYLNDVAYWRNVPERVWDYTIGGYQVMKKWLSYRERALLGRRLKPEEAREVTQMARRIAAILLLEPALDANYQVVKTATYVWR is encoded by the coding sequence ATGACACTGCTTGAAACCTATCTGCAAGAATTGCGCACGATTCGCGCGTCTGGTGCGGCGACCAAAGAAACCTCGTTCTATCCGGCGTTGCTCAATCTGTTGAACGCCATCGGCCAGGACAAAGCGTTGCAACCGCACGTGCGCTGTGTGTTGACGCCGAAAAGCAAGGGCGCGGGCATTCCAGATCTGGGCTTGTTCACCGCGCGCCAGTTACAAAAGGTCAAAGACGACGCGCAGTTGCTCAACCTGCCGCCCGAACGCGGCGTGCTTGAAGTCAAAGGCACCAGCGCCAATGTCGCCAAGATTGCCGAGACCGAACAGGTCGCTAAATACCTCAAACAATACGGTCAGGTGCTGGTGACGAATTACCGCGACTTCCGGCTGCTCGGACGCGATGCCGCCGGTCAAGCTATCACGCTTGAATCGTTCCACCTCACCGAAAGCGAAAACGCATTTTGGCAAGCGCCCAGCGAAACCATCAGCCAGGCCAAAGGCGAACGCTTCATCGAATACCTGAAGCGCGTGATGTTGCATAACGCGCCGCTCGACAAACCCGCCGATGTCGCGTGGTTTCTGGCTTCGTATGCGCGCGACGCCAAAGCGCGCATCGAAGGCGCGGGCTTGGGCGCGCTCAAAGTTATCCGCGATGCGTTGGAAGAGGCGCTGGGCGTGCGCTTCGAGGGTGAAAAGGGCGAGCGGTTCTTTCGCTCGACGCTGGTGCAGACGTTGTTTTACGGCGTCTTTTCGGCGTGGGTGCTCTGGCACAAACAGAACCCGAAGCGGAAAGAGTTCGATTGGTATTCGTCCGCGCGTTATTTGCGCGTGCCGATCTTGCGTAAGCTCTTCCATCTGATTTCGGAGCCAGGGCAGATGGATGAGTTGCAGCTTTCGGAAACGCTGGATTGGGCGGCGGCGGCGCTCAATCGCGTCAACCGCGCGGCCTTCTTCGCCAGCTTCAATGAGGGCGAAGCGGTGCAGTATTTCTACGAGCCGTTTCTCGAAGCCTTCGACCCGCAATTGCGCAAGGAGTTGGGCGTTTGGTACACGCCTGCGGAAATCGTCCAGTACATGGTCGCGCGCGTTGACACGGTGTTGCGCACCGAACTCGGCATCGCCGATGGCTTGGCCGATGAGCGCGTTTATGTGCTCGACCCGTGTTGCGGCACGGGCGCATATCTGGTCGAAGTGCTCAAACGCATTCACCAAACCTTGCAGGAACGCGGCAGCGATGCGCTGACGGCCAATGATTTGAAGAAGGCGGCGACCGAGCGTGTCTTCGGCTTCGAGATTTTGCCCGCGCCGTTCGTGGTGGCGCATCTGCAATTGGGCTTGTTGCTGCAAACGCTGGACGCGCCGCTGGCCGACAAAGCGCACGAACGCGCGCAGGTTTATCTGACCAACGCGCTGACGGGTTGGGAGCCGCCCAAGGGGCCGAAGAAGCAGTTGCTGTTTGCCGAGATGGAAGAGGAACGCGACGCCGCCGAGACGATCAAACGCGAGAAACCGATTCTGGTCGTGCTGGGCAATCCGCCATACAACGGTTATGCGGGTTTGGCCGTGACCGAAGAACGCGCCTTGACCGACGCTTACCGCACGATGAAACGCGCGCCCGCGCCGGAAGGCCAGGGCTTGAATGATCTTTACGTGCGCTTCTTTCGCATGGCCGAACGGCGCATCGTCGAATTGAGTCAGGAAGGCGTGGTCTGTTTCATCTCGAATTATTCGTGGCTGGACGGGCTGTCGTTCACGGGGATGCGCGAGAAGTATCTGGAATCGTTTGACCGCATCTGGATTGATTGCCTGAACGGTGACAAGTACAAGACCGGCAAGCTGACGCCGGAAGGCGCACCCGATCCGAGCGTGTTTTCGACAGAATGGAATCGGGAAGGCATTCAGGTTGGAACGGCGATTGGCTTGCTGGTGCGGAAGACGCAGCACAAGGAATCTGAGGCGTTGCAGTTCCGGCATCTGTGGGGCAAGCACAAACGGCAAGGGTTGCTGGAAAGTGCCGAGCCGGATGGTATTTTGCATTATCAAAGTGTCGCGCCGATGGTGGAATTGGGCTTGCCGTTTGTGCCATTGCAAACAGCAAAAGGCTATGCGGAATGGGCGTTGTTGCCCAATTTGTTTCCGACGTCGTTTCCCGGTGTAAAGACAAGCCGTGATGATGTGGTCGTAGACATTGACCGTGAACGGCTGGTGCAGCGGATGGAAACGTATTTTGATCACTCTGTCAGCCACGAAGAGATGCGCCGCATTGCACCGGGTGTGATGGAAAATAGCGCGCGCTTCAAAGCTGAAGCTGTTCGCGACACCTTGCGCAAACGCGGCTGCTTACCTCAGAACATTGTCCGTTACTGTTACCGGCCTTTCGATGTGCGTTGGCTGTATTGGGAACCAGAGACAAAGCTGCTTGATGAAAAACGCACCGAATACTTCCCGAATGTTTACCCGGGCAATCTGTGGCTGAGCGCAGGCCAACGCAATCGCAAAGAAGATTTCTACCAACCGCAATTCACGGCGCTGCTTGCCGATCATCACATTGTTGAATCAAACGTCGGGATGTTTCCGCTCTACTTGGCTGCCCGTCGAGAGAAGGTTTCGCTTTTCGATCAGGAAGGAACAAACGAGCCATCGGCCAATCTGACCGAACAAGCCAAATCCTATCTTTCGCAACTCAGCCTCGGGCCTTCTGAGCTTTTCTATCACACCATCGCCACCCTCCACGCATTCGCCTACCGCACCGAAAACGCCGGAGCCTTGCGGCAAGACTGGCCGCGCATCCCGTTGCCCGCCACGCGCGCAGCCTTGCTCGCTTCGGCGGAGTTGGGCCGCCAAATCGCCGCGCTGCTCGACACCGAAACACCCGTGCCCGGCGTCACCGCTGGCCCGCTGCGGCCCGAACTCCGCACCATCGCCGACATCACCCGCGCGGGCGGCGGCAAGCTCCATCCTGAAGACGGCGACCTGGACGTGACCGCCGGTTGGGGCCACGGCGGCAAAGGCGGCATCACCATGCCCGGCAAAGGCAAACTCGTGCTGCGTGAAGCGACGCTGGAAGAAGCGTTCGTAGTCCCGCCTTCAGGCGGCAAGCTTGAGGACGCGAACACGCCGCCTGAAGGCGGGACTACGAACATGACCTGCGATGTGTATCTGAACGACGTGGCGTACTGGCGCAATGTGCCGGAGCGCGTGTGGGACTACACGATCGGTGGGTATCAGGTGATGAAGAAATGGTTGAGTTACCGCGAACGCGCCTTGCTGGGACGTAGGTTGAAACCGGAAGAAGCCCGCGAAGTCACGCAGATGGCGCGGCGCATCGCGGCGATTTTGCTGCTGGAACCGGCGCTCGATGCGAACTATCAAGTGGTCAAGACGGCGACGTATGTGTGGCGCTGA
- a CDS encoding PAS domain S-box protein: MLLLLFLAALALIGGAFNLRDRVTQKEVPTDGVIWIDHAQNGIVAESVDPKGPAFGAGVRPGDILAGICQGMCDPRTDAFDEIQRAHQVQIYLDQVKDQIKDGYRLSYLVVRENYPIKQGVAYLDRLDPRPTHTGRDLYLALIGLIYLGIGAYVLLQQGRAPYVTHFFLICLLAFIVHFYSPTEELRTQFDKAVDFADAVALLLLAPAFFHFSAIYPSRYHLFTQRRWLAGLIYAPAALLILCEIWLRFGRLGRFAQLSPGNIRQSLNTIEIFLFGIGLLLSCALLIRTFRQAQAIVVRQQLKWVVWGIGIASTAFALLYLPAWLSQPAEVAGPLQYLAIFPLVFVPLTLGYSIVRYRLMDVDVVVRRSAAYIIATLSVALLFGSVMAGIYQFISPLLQSQATTFLIAAITMSALAMLFAPMKNWVQERIDRLFYGEKYDFRVTLQDFGRTLSSTTDLDPLFDSLMRRLKEVFAVERLAIFIEDKTQPSGFRIARVEGISGELALPDDFVETLRERSLTDGIARVDEFETEYEPGSTNSLAFPSRRRALSYFVPCAARARIVAVIALGRTNDGALLSSEDIELLRAISGYVAVAIENAQLLEEQAQRTKELARLKEFNENIIESINVGVMVINLAGRVTNWNGALEEIYGLKRAEAIGQRITEVFQPDVLDTLREMMARSEGQRGETINIYKFSTRSADDRELILNLSMAPLQSKTSEIEGTLVAIEDVTERVQLEVQLQQSDKLSSIGLLAAGVAHEVNTPLTGISSYSQMLMQQMPVGDPRQLLLEKIHRQTSRASAIVNNLLNFSRVSDARLAPVDLNRVLDDTIQLLEAQLRNTQIEVARAYDDQLPPALGNAAKLQQVFMNLILNARDAMPDGGRLELATEEQIDSVLVTFRDTGGGIAPEHLAKIYDPFFTTKQIGKGTGLGLAVSYGIVQDHGGHMDVQSKVGEGTSFQITLPLAQARQLAAASD; the protein is encoded by the coding sequence ATGCTGCTGCTGCTTTTTCTCGCCGCCTTGGCGTTGATTGGCGGCGCGTTCAATTTGCGTGATCGCGTGACCCAAAAAGAAGTGCCGACAGATGGCGTCATCTGGATTGACCATGCGCAAAACGGCATTGTCGCCGAAAGCGTTGACCCAAAAGGCCCGGCCTTCGGCGCGGGTGTACGCCCGGGCGACATCCTGGCGGGCATCTGTCAGGGTATGTGCGACCCACGCACCGATGCTTTTGACGAAATTCAGCGCGCCCACCAAGTTCAAATTTACCTCGATCAAGTCAAAGACCAGATCAAAGACGGCTACCGGCTGAGCTACCTGGTCGTGCGCGAAAATTACCCGATCAAACAAGGCGTCGCTTATCTCGACCGGCTCGACCCGCGTCCGACGCATACGGGACGCGATCTTTATTTGGCCTTGATCGGCCTGATCTATCTGGGCATCGGCGCATACGTGCTGTTGCAACAAGGCCGCGCGCCCTATGTCACGCATTTCTTCCTGATCTGCCTGCTCGCCTTTATCGTCCACTTTTACAGCCCGACCGAAGAGTTGCGCACGCAATTCGACAAGGCCGTAGATTTCGCCGATGCCGTGGCGCTGCTCTTGCTCGCGCCAGCCTTCTTTCATTTCTCGGCAATCTATCCGTCGCGCTATCACCTCTTCACGCAGCGCCGCTGGCTGGCGGGATTGATTTACGCGCCCGCCGCGTTGCTGATCCTGTGCGAAATCTGGTTGCGCTTTGGCCGCTTGGGCAGGTTCGCGCAGCTTTCCCCCGGCAACATTCGCCAGTCGCTCAACACCATCGAGATATTTCTGTTCGGCATTGGCTTGCTGCTCAGTTGTGCGTTGCTGATCCGCACCTTCCGGCAAGCGCAAGCCATCGTCGTGCGGCAGCAATTGAAATGGGTCGTCTGGGGCATCGGCATCGCCTCCACGGCCTTTGCCTTGCTCTATTTGCCCGCCTGGTTGAGCCAACCGGCAGAAGTCGCCGGGCCGCTGCAATACCTGGCGATTTTCCCGCTGGTGTTTGTGCCGCTCACGCTGGGCTATTCAATCGTGCGGTATCGCTTGATGGATGTGGATGTCGTGGTGCGGCGTTCGGCGGCGTATATCATCGCCACGCTCTCGGTCGCGCTGCTGTTTGGTTCAGTGATGGCGGGCATCTATCAATTCATTAGCCCGCTGCTGCAATCCCAGGCGACGACCTTCCTGATTGCGGCGATCACGATGTCGGCGCTGGCGATGCTCTTCGCCCCCATGAAAAATTGGGTGCAGGAACGCATTGACCGGCTCTTTTACGGCGAGAAATATGACTTCCGCGTCACGTTGCAGGATTTCGGGCGCACGCTGTCTTCGACTACCGACCTTGACCCTTTGTTCGACAGCTTGATGCGGCGCTTGAAAGAAGTCTTCGCCGTCGAACGCCTCGCCATCTTTATCGAAGACAAGACGCAACCCTCCGGCTTCCGCATCGCCCGCGTCGAAGGCATCTCCGGCGAACTCGCCTTGCCCGACGATTTCGTCGAGACGTTGCGCGAACGCAGCCTGACCGATGGCATCGCCCGTGTAGACGAATTTGAGACCGAATACGAACCCGGCTCGACCAACAGCCTCGCCTTCCCTTCGCGCCGCCGCGCCCTGAGTTACTTCGTCCCCTGCGCCGCCCGTGCGCGCATCGTGGCCGTCATCGCCCTGGGACGCACGAATGATGGCGCGCTGCTCTCGTCCGAAGACATCGAATTGCTGCGCGCGATTTCCGGCTACGTCGCCGTTGCCATCGAAAACGCGCAACTACTGGAAGAACAGGCGCAACGCACCAAAGAACTCGCGCGGCTCAAAGAATTCAATGAGAACATCATCGAATCCATCAACGTCGGCGTGATGGTCATCAATCTGGCCGGACGTGTCACCAACTGGAACGGCGCGCTCGAAGAGATTTACGGCCTGAAACGCGCCGAAGCCATCGGCCAACGCATCACCGAAGTCTTCCAACCCGATGTGCTCGACACCTTGCGCGAAATGATGGCGCGCAGCGAAGGCCAGCGCGGCGAAACGATCAACATCTACAAATTCAGCACCCGCTCGGCAGACGACCGCGAACTGATCCTGAATCTTTCGATGGCTCCGCTGCAAAGCAAAACCTCCGAGATCGAAGGCACCCTCGTCGCCATCGAAGACGTCACCGAACGCGTCCAACTCGAAGTCCAGTTGCAACAGTCCGACAAGCTCTCATCCATCGGTCTGCTCGCCGCCGGCGTCGCCCACGAAGTCAATACGCCGCTCACCGGCATCTCGTCCTATTCGCAGATGCTGATGCAGCAAATGCCCGTCGGCGACCCGCGCCAGTTGCTGCTCGAAAAGATTCACCGCCAAACCTCGCGCGCCTCCGCCATCGTCAACAACCTGCTCAATTTCTCCCGCGTCAGCGACGCCCGCTTAGCGCCCGTAGATTTGAACCGCGTGCTCGACGACACCATCCAATTGCTGGAAGCCCAATTGCGCAACACCCAAATCGAAGTCGCCCGCGCTTACGACGACCAACTGCCCCCAGCGCTCGGCAACGCGGCCAAGTTGCAACAGGTGTTCATGAACCTGATCCTCAACGCCCGCGACGCCATGCCCGATGGCGGGCGTTTGGAACTCGCCACCGAAGAGCAAATTGACAGCGTGCTGGTAACCTTCCGCGACACGGGCGGCGGCATCGCCCCCGAACACCTCGCCAAAATCTACGACCCGTTTTTCACCACCAAACAGATCGGCAAAGGCACCGGCCTCGGCTTGGCCGTCAGCTACGGCATCGTGCAGGATCACGGCGGCCACATGGACGTACAAAGCAAAGTCGGCGAAGGCACCAGCTTCCAGATTACGTTGCCGCTGGCACAAGCACGTCAATTGGCAGCGGCAAGCGATTAG
- a CDS encoding TonB-dependent receptor yields the protein MRKTINFLLIGWVLGTFTLNPSLGIAANMVEAAPTLAFATGTVKDDVGKPLAGALVAVLEAQFRGKEIKSVKTDALGRFSAGIAPGAYRLRVTAEGFLPKLLPILLERPVNQNYNFELKRTDTLVQKRGDSDDYRWIGRSVPRHVLNFDEDVSADQPSNTSKVAVVSDSFTAPRPAMHGMVQMLAAGSSSRAGIPASSFFGTNFALSGTLGGNLEMAFIGQRGSGDLAPQRLAAYATMRPTANHQVTASIGYGQVMLSKRLGPDGEMQAATTLPLSVPRRASLGPMIKPPQALDQVSVSATDEWQVFQPLLVIYGFDYSRFVSSAAAQQDSVLPRIALQYTPTAQWRMSAAMTPRTSQNNSTESFSTENLNAPFETQTNEVAFAADPVLDRSRRFEMGVERIFENGAASLEASAFYDIVSGHGVGVLALPLEASPQTQAAIQQVAHQVAAMNGAARGARLMYARHFNEHVTAAVGYSYGYGARFSNHDLQTLTPGRLFNNGFFQVATAKLDLDFAQKTGTRVSTVVRLSPAAVVFAIDPFAGRMSVYDPNINIYVTQELPNFGLPLRWEALVDVRNLLNQSLGTDDGVAQIVAARAQRTVRGGLAFRW from the coding sequence ATGCGAAAGACGATCAACTTCCTTTTGATCGGTTGGGTGCTGGGAACATTTACGCTCAATCCCTCGCTGGGCATCGCAGCGAACATGGTTGAAGCCGCGCCGACGCTGGCCTTTGCCACCGGCACGGTCAAAGACGACGTGGGCAAACCACTGGCGGGCGCCCTCGTCGCCGTGCTCGAAGCACAATTTCGCGGCAAAGAAATCAAGAGCGTCAAAACCGACGCGTTGGGCCGCTTCAGCGCGGGCATTGCGCCCGGCGCCTATCGCTTGCGCGTCACGGCCGAAGGCTTCCTGCCCAAATTGCTGCCCATTCTGTTAGAGCGCCCGGTCAATCAAAACTACAACTTTGAACTCAAACGCACCGACACGCTGGTGCAAAAGCGTGGTGACAGCGACGATTACCGCTGGATTGGCCGCAGCGTGCCGCGCCACGTGCTGAATTTCGACGAAGACGTCAGCGCTGATCAACCATCCAACACCAGCAAAGTCGCCGTCGTCAGCGACAGCTTCACGGCGCCGCGTCCCGCCATGCATGGCATGGTGCAGATGCTGGCCGCCGGTTCCAGTTCACGCGCGGGCATCCCTGCGTCGAGTTTCTTTGGGACGAACTTCGCCTTGTCAGGCACGCTCGGTGGCAACCTGGAGATGGCGTTCATCGGCCAACGCGGCAGCGGCGACCTGGCACCGCAACGTTTGGCGGCCTATGCGACGATGCGCCCGACGGCCAATCATCAGGTCACGGCCAGCATCGGTTACGGACAGGTGATGCTTTCGAAACGGCTGGGACCGGACGGCGAAATGCAGGCTGCGACGACGCTGCCACTATCGGTGCCACGGCGCGCCTCGCTGGGGCCAATGATCAAGCCCCCACAAGCGCTCGATCAGGTTTCGGTTTCCGCCACGGACGAATGGCAGGTCTTTCAGCCGTTGCTGGTGATTTATGGCTTTGATTATTCGCGCTTTGTCAGTTCGGCGGCAGCACAACAAGACAGCGTGTTGCCGCGCATCGCGTTGCAATACACGCCGACGGCCCAATGGCGTATGAGCGCCGCGATGACGCCACGCACCAGCCAAAACAATTCGACCGAAAGCTTTTCCACTGAAAATCTGAACGCGCCGTTTGAAACGCAGACCAACGAAGTGGCTTTTGCCGCTGACCCGGTGCTGGATCGCAGCCGCCGCTTTGAGATGGGCGTCGAGCGTATTTTTGAAAACGGCGCGGCTTCGCTCGAAGCTTCGGCCTTTTATGACATCGTCTCCGGCCACGGCGTGGGCGTGTTGGCCTTGCCGCTCGAAGCTTCGCCCCAAACGCAGGCCGCCATACAGCAGGTCGCGCATCAGGTGGCCGCGATGAATGGCGCGGCGCGGGGTGCGCGTTTGATGTATGCCCGGCATTTCAACGAACACGTGACGGCGGCGGTGGGTTACAGCTATGGCTACGGTGCGCGGTTTAGCAACCACGACTTGCAAACGCTGACGCCCGGACGGCTCTTCAACAACGGGTTCTTCCAGGTTGCCACGGCCAAACTGGATTTGGATTTTGCGCAGAAAACCGGCACGCGGGTTTCGACGGTCGTGCGCCTCTCGCCCGCCGCAGTGGTCTTCGCAATTGATCCCTTTGCGGGCCGGATGAGCGTGTACGATCCGAACATCAACATCTATGTTACGCAGGAACTGCCTAATTTCGGCTTGCCCTTGCGTTGGGAGGCGCTGGTGGATGTGCGCAACCTGCTCAACCAATCGCTCGGCACAGATGATGGCGTCGCACAAATCGTGGCGGCACGCGCGCAACGCACGGTGCGCGGCGGCTTGGCTTTTCGCTGGTAG
- a CDS encoding glycosyltransferase has product MEAVFVVLAVLLFVQSFLSFVSAMRFARYALAPQSNRPPRHQPKAVVILPCKGLEHDFETNIRAYLAQEYRDYEVIFVTESEHDPAYPVLSKLIKQSRRAAWLIAAGEAIESGQKVHNLIAALEALNSIDRRAELLVFADSDARPARTWLADLCAPLNDRSVGATTGFRWYVPVQGGLGAWLLSAWNASILTLLGEQSGLAWGGATALWRDSFGKWEIKQRWQGALSDDYALTAALREVGQRIKFVPGCLVATHADASWRELLEFTTRQIKITHVYAPRVWALTCCGHVLFNFTFWGGLLWLAWAALHGNFNFWLSSLLLFSFALGGMTGWTRATIAAHLLPGNREQLWPYRWVYAVVGPLVSLVYLYNITASAFSRRITWRGITYEMVGPQQTVVLNHPVNHPLHGVAAPAPRRRKAPIRSS; this is encoded by the coding sequence ATGGAAGCTGTTTTTGTCGTATTGGCGGTTCTGTTGTTTGTGCAGAGTTTTCTTTCCTTCGTGAGCGCCATGCGTTTCGCCCGCTATGCGCTCGCGCCGCAAAGCAACCGCCCGCCACGCCATCAACCCAAAGCCGTCGTCATCCTGCCCTGCAAAGGCCTCGAACACGATTTCGAGACGAACATCCGTGCCTATTTGGCGCAAGAGTACCGCGATTACGAAGTCATCTTCGTCACCGAGAGTGAACACGATCCGGCCTACCCCGTGCTGAGCAAGCTGATCAAACAGAGCCGCCGCGCCGCCTGGCTGATCGCGGCGGGTGAAGCCATAGAGAGCGGGCAAAAAGTGCACAACCTGATTGCGGCGCTCGAGGCGTTGAATTCGATTGACCGGCGCGCCGAGTTGCTGGTCTTTGCCGACTCCGATGCCCGGCCCGCGCGCACCTGGCTGGCGGATTTGTGCGCGCCTCTGAATGACCGCAGCGTCGGCGCGACGACAGGCTTTCGCTGGTATGTGCCGGTGCAGGGGGGCCTGGGCGCGTGGCTGTTATCGGCCTGGAACGCCAGCATTCTCACATTGCTGGGCGAACAGTCGGGATTGGCCTGGGGCGGCGCGACGGCGCTCTGGCGCGACAGTTTTGGCAAATGGGAAATCAAACAACGCTGGCAGGGCGCCTTGAGCGACGATTACGCGCTGACCGCCGCGTTGCGCGAGGTCGGTCAGCGCATCAAATTCGTGCCCGGCTGTCTGGTCGCCACGCACGCCGATGCCAGTTGGCGCGAGTTGCTGGAATTCACCACGCGGCAAATCAAAATCACGCACGTCTATGCGCCGCGTGTCTGGGCGCTGACCTGTTGCGGCCACGTGCTGTTCAATTTCACGTTCTGGGGCGGGCTGCTGTGGCTGGCGTGGGCGGCATTGCATGGCAACTTCAATTTCTGGCTTAGCTCATTGCTGCTCTTTTCGTTTGCGCTCGGCGGGATGACGGGTTGGACGCGGGCGACGATTGCGGCGCACCTGTTGCCGGGCAATCGCGAACAGCTTTGGCCTTATCGTTGGGTGTATGCGGTGGTTGGGCCGCTGGTCTCGCTGGTTTATCTCTATAACATCACGGCCTCGGCGTTCTCGCGGCGCATTACCTGGCGGGGGATCACTTACGAGATGGTCGGGCCGCAACAGACCGTGGTGCTCAATCACCCGGTCAATCACCCTTTACATGGTGTGGCGGCCCCTGCGCCGCGCCGCCGCAAAGCGCCGATACGGTCTTCTTGA
- a CDS encoding exonuclease SbcCD subunit D — MTRFLHIADIHLGIRRYRSEERAKDFFRAWATCLEKYALQERVDFVLIAGDLFDARRVEPQAMNHAMIMLVKLRDAGIPVIAIEGNHDSHEATQRFSWLRSLSQWGFLKLLEPVHDESGLQLKPWNETEGTGSFYDVGGVRVFGSVWYGSTVGQMLPSLVDQMREHHDARRFNIMMLHTDVEGQLNRPIPALPVAKINELKACVDYLALGHTHKTFAIDDWVFNPGSLEACSVDEFFNERGAYLVEVVDGKPKAQLMRDYYQREIKRLTFKVNGQGTPEELHEALFAYLRAELTPHNANETEAPAPVVELSLQGHLGFKSALLELNQLRDEIRAEFQPLLTLLKNQTVPVEYAVAAGLSEHISRAERERRVIEDLITRDNRFRDNAATIANLILEAKRLALSDETPVRITELIEQRLPDFAVSAPSIVESASAGV; from the coding sequence ATGACCAGATTTCTGCACATCGCCGACATACACCTGGGCATCCGCCGCTACCGTTCGGAAGAGCGCGCCAAAGATTTCTTTCGCGCCTGGGCCACGTGTTTGGAAAAATATGCGCTGCAAGAGCGTGTGGATTTCGTCTTGATCGCGGGCGACCTGTTTGACGCGCGGCGGGTGGAGCCGCAAGCGATGAATCACGCGATGATCATGCTAGTGAAGCTGCGCGACGCGGGCATTCCGGTCATCGCCATCGAAGGCAATCACGACAGCCACGAGGCGACGCAGCGCTTCAGTTGGTTGCGCAGCCTGTCGCAGTGGGGCTTTCTGAAATTGCTGGAACCGGTGCATGACGAAAGCGGTCTGCAATTAAAGCCGTGGAATGAAACCGAAGGCACGGGTTCGTTTTATGACGTCGGCGGCGTGCGGGTCTTTGGGTCGGTCTGGTATGGCTCGACGGTCGGGCAGATGTTGCCGAGTTTAGTGGATCAGATGCGCGAGCATCACGACGCCCGGCGTTTCAACATCATGATGTTGCACACCGATGTCGAGGGGCAGCTCAACCGCCCGATTCCGGCGCTGCCGGTAGCCAAGATCAATGAGTTGAAAGCGTGCGTGGATTACCTGGCGCTGGGGCATACGCACAAAACGTTCGCGATTGATGATTGGGTGTTCAACCCTGGCTCGCTCGAAGCATGCAGCGTGGACGAATTTTTCAACGAGCGCGGCGCGTATCTGGTCGAAGTCGTAGACGGCAAGCCCAAGGCGCAATTGATGCGCGATTATTACCAGCGTGAGATCAAGCGGCTGACATTTAAGGTGAATGGACAGGGCACGCCCGAAGAGTTACACGAAGCGCTGTTCGCCTATTTGCGCGCCGAATTGACGCCGCACAATGCCAACGAAACCGAGGCGCCTGCGCCCGTGGTCGAGCTTTCGTTGCAGGGGCATTTGGGGTTCAAGTCGGCGCTGCTCGAACTCAATCAGTTGCGCGATGAAATCCGCGCGGAGTTTCAGCCCCTGCTCACGCTGCTCAAAAACCAGACGGTGCCGGTCGAATACGCCGTCGCCGCTGGCTTGAGCGAACATATCTCGCGGGCCGAACGCGAACGCCGCGTGATCGAAGATTTGATCACCCGCGACAATCGCTTCCGCGACAATGCCGCCACCATCGCGAACCTGATTCTGGAAGCCAAGCGGTTGGCGCTGAGCGACGAAACGCCGGTGCGCATTACTGAATTGATCGAACAGCGCTTGCCCGATTTCGCTGTGAGCGCGCCCAGCATAGTGGAGAGCGCCTCGGCTGGCGTTTAG